Proteins from a single region of Parvularculales bacterium:
- the rpsH gene encoding 30S ribosomal protein S8, with amino-acid sequence MTMSDPLGDMITRIRNSLMRGKSSVITPASKLRGHVLDVLREEGYIRGYRDGGHEGGVDIFVIELKYYEDLPAIKEIKRISKPGRRVYSSVQDMPVVHNGLGISILSTPKGVMSDNNARRNSVGGEVLCQVF; translated from the coding sequence ATGACTATGTCTGATCCCTTAGGTGATATGATTACCCGTATTCGCAATTCTTTGATGCGGGGTAAATCGTCGGTGATAACGCCGGCATCTAAGTTACGTGGCCATGTTCTGGATGTCTTGCGTGAGGAGGGATACATTCGTGGCTACAGAGATGGTGGCCATGAGGGAGGGGTGGATATATTTGTGATTGAACTTAAATATTATGAAGACCTGCCTGCTATCAAAGAGATTAAACGTATTTCTAAACCTGGGCGACGGGTCTATTCTTCTGTTCAGGATATGCCTGTGGTGCATAATGGGCTTGGTATTTCTATTTTATCTACACCAAAAGGTGTGATGTCTGATAATAATGCTCGTCGCAATAGTGTGGGCGGTGAAGTTTTGTGTCAGGTATTTTAG
- the rplF gene encoding 50S ribosomal protein L6 encodes MSRIGKKSVPIPNGVNVTVKGRQMQAKGPKGELSMMLADEVSVTQEEGQLSFAPIGETRRARAMWGMNRTLAQNMLIGVCEGFSRTLEVNGVGYRAQVQGSTLVLNLGLSHEIRYPVPDDIKINCPHPTAIVISGPDKQKVGQVATEIRAYRRPEPYKGKGLRYVDEYIFRKEGKKK; translated from the coding sequence ATGTCGCGTATTGGAAAAAAATCTGTTCCCATTCCCAATGGAGTTAACGTAACTGTTAAGGGGCGTCAGATGCAAGCTAAAGGGCCCAAGGGAGAATTGTCTATGATGTTGGCAGATGAAGTGTCTGTGACGCAGGAAGAAGGCCAGTTATCTTTTGCACCTATTGGTGAAACGCGGCGGGCGCGGGCCATGTGGGGCATGAACCGCACTTTGGCACAAAATATGTTGATTGGTGTTTGTGAAGGATTTTCTCGTACGTTGGAGGTCAACGGCGTTGGGTATCGTGCTCAGGTTCAGGGTAGTACTTTGGTGTTGAATCTAGGTTTAAGCCACGAAATTCGCTATCCTGTGCCGGACGACATCAAGATTAACTGCCCACACCCTACTGCAATAGTCATTAGTGGTCCTGATAAGCAAAAGGTTGGTCAGGTGGCAACAGAGATCAGAGCCTATCGGCGTCCGGAGCCCTACAAAGGCAAAGGTTTACGGTATGTTGATGAGTATATCTTCCGTAAGGAAGGCAAAAAGAAGTAG
- the rplR gene encoding 50S ribosomal protein L18, which translates to MSARSKIVKDRKSQLHQRRQTRVRTKLAQRGGSRPRLTVYRSLRHIYSQIIDDRAGCTLAAASSRDEAFAGRAGSDKAVAGEVGALIAQRAREAGIESVIFDRGGYLYHGRVKALAEAARKSGLNF; encoded by the coding sequence ATGAGTGCACGGAGTAAAATTGTCAAAGATAGAAAGAGTCAACTACATCAGCGTCGACAGACGCGGGTGCGTACTAAGCTTGCTCAAAGGGGAGGAAGTCGCCCTCGGTTAACGGTGTATAGGTCTTTGCGCCATATATATTCGCAAATTATTGATGATCGGGCAGGGTGTACGCTAGCGGCAGCCTCATCACGAGATGAGGCGTTTGCGGGTCGGGCTGGGTCAGATAAAGCCGTAGCAGGTGAGGTGGGTGCTCTCATTGCGCAGCGTGCTCGTGAGGCAGGTATTGAGTCGGTTATCTTTGACAGAGGCGGCTATCTCTATCACGGTCGTGTTAAAGCACTGGCAGAGGCGGCACGAAAATCGGGTCTTAATTTTTAA
- the rpsE gene encoding 30S ribosomal protein S5 codes for MRISEQNRGNDSEKEIVDNLVHINRVAKVVKGGRRFGFAALVVAGDQKGRVGFGHGKAREVPEAVRKATEAAKRNMIRVALREGRTLHHDTSGKWGAGRVVLRSAPAGTGIIAGGPMRAVFETLGVQDVVAKSIGSANPYNMVRATIEALKKEYSPRMVAARRGKKVSEVIVGRTQSAEQKSEEE; via the coding sequence ATGCGGATAAGCGAACAAAATCGCGGTAATGATAGCGAAAAGGAAATCGTTGATAATTTGGTTCATATCAACCGTGTTGCCAAGGTGGTCAAAGGTGGTCGGCGGTTTGGGTTTGCGGCTCTTGTGGTAGCGGGTGATCAAAAGGGCCGGGTTGGTTTTGGCCATGGCAAGGCTCGTGAAGTACCTGAGGCGGTGCGTAAGGCTACAGAGGCTGCGAAGCGCAATATGATCCGGGTGGCTTTGCGGGAGGGACGAACGCTTCACCATGATACGAGCGGCAAATGGGGTGCGGGTCGTGTTGTTTTGCGGTCTGCTCCAGCAGGAACGGGCATTATTGCTGGCGGCCCGATGCGGGCCGTGTTTGAGACACTGGGGGTGCAGGACGTAGTGGCTAAATCAATAGGGAGTGCTAATCCTTATAATATGGTGCGGGCGACCATTGAAGCTTTGAAGAAAGAATATAGTCCTCGCATGGTTGCGGCTCGACGTGGCAAGAAGGTTAGTGAAGTTATTGTAGGCCGCACTCAAAGCGCAGAGCAGAAATCAGAAGAAGAATAG
- the rpmD gene encoding 50S ribosomal protein L30, which yields MTVKQVGSPIRHPADQRATLIGLGLNKMSRTCTLEDTPSVRGMIAKVAHLVELIDDGAGSR from the coding sequence ATAACGGTAAAGCAGGTTGGGAGTCCTATTAGGCATCCGGCAGATCAGCGTGCGACACTAATAGGCCTTGGTCTTAACAAAATGAGCCGGACGTGTACGTTGGAAGATACACCATCTGTACGGGGCATGATTGCAAAAGTTGCCCATTTAGTTGAACTGATAGACGATGGGGCTGGTAGCAGGTAA
- the rplO gene encoding 50S ribosomal protein L15, with protein MKLNHISDNAGSRKSRTRAGRGSGSGKGKTAGRGHKGQRSRSGVSLRGFEGGQTPLHMRLPKRGFNNKFSKTFNVITLGRLVRAIESGKLSSDAVITTETLKIAGVIKRFRDGVRIVNGGNLNQALQLKVEGISAGARAVVEKAGGSVTLVDLTTNTVETTEAGKSDK; from the coding sequence ATGAAATTAAATCATATTTCTGATAATGCCGGCTCTCGTAAAAGCCGGACGCGGGCGGGGCGTGGATCAGGTTCCGGTAAGGGAAAGACGGCTGGACGTGGCCATAAAGGGCAAAGGTCACGCTCTGGTGTTTCTTTGCGTGGCTTTGAGGGTGGACAGACACCCTTGCACATGCGTTTGCCCAAACGTGGTTTTAATAACAAATTCTCCAAGACGTTTAATGTGATTACATTGGGCAGACTTGTTCGGGCCATTGAGAGCGGAAAATTGTCATCAGATGCTGTTATTACGACGGAAACACTTAAGATTGCGGGTGTTATCAAGCGTTTTCGGGATGGTGTCCGCATTGTTAACGGTGGGAATCTTAATCAAGCCTTGCAGCTTAAAGTGGAAGGCATTTCGGCGGGCGCCCGGGCAGTTGTAGAGAAGGCGGGTGGTTCGGTGACTCTTGTGGACTTGACGACCAATACGGTTGAGACGACTGAAGCTGGAAAGTCGGACAAGTAA